In Nematostella vectensis chromosome 2, jaNemVect1.1, whole genome shotgun sequence, one genomic interval encodes:
- the LOC116604476 gene encoding uncharacterized protein LOC116604476, whose amino-acid sequence MNGMLELSDPASSFGRAFGDEGDELMKIPEEEERDWDECSYSDSESDSSCSTCSTCSCDMYVGDGDGEELYRCVEYTKHRGYRPPDQGVTIKPNSETQNGVTTIIPHKIHAASSTGGVVGRHTHLQSTENNMYFTKTDNIIVESSDGGRPVYWCTTMHCDSSGSDRERLSSDSQPSSDFRNRRERVDSSSEISSSGYYSENGISGKRKQKKKVTFVESAPNLELQTHNAKTSPKSNQIDIVKLDNCNEVSSWTHKLLKGKIVTINDVEQLSISGSSDNSSRGSTCNAIKTDKRLSLRNVERFSIVSSSGNTTRGSISDNKRESMPSLQGHAQTESKKAFRGGHFNSRKNNRMDFHSRKDEPNKRSAEQGGLQSEYSRLRLVLSHIDPYKLHSALRCQLKRRNKDVVRALGLLLPQESYTTDTIHCVRCHKEYNPSYGNTRCELPHPPGAIVRLSQDAEGADYSCTVCGHEYRLIGCWDVKLNIEKHSGMCYIGTHTPKVEEVCYVPTGPARTCEDKGCIEFYV is encoded by the coding sequence ATGAACGGGATGCTAGAACTCAGTGACCCGGCCTCGAGCTTTGGACGCGCGTTTGGGGACGAAGGCGATGAGCTGATGAAGATCCCTGAGGAAGAGGAAAGGGACTGGGACGAGTGCAGCTACAGTGATTCGGAAAGCGATAGCAGCTGTTCTACTTGCAGCACGTGCTCGTGCGATATGTACGTGGGGGATGGGGACGGGGAGGAGTTGTATAGGTGTGTAGAATATACCAAGCATCGTGGCTATAGACCGCCTGACCAAGGAGTCACGATCAAGCCCAATTCTGAAACACAAAACGGAGTAACTACAATAATACCACATAAAATCCACGCAGCTAGCTCAACAGGGGGCGTGGTAGGGAGGCATACTCATCTGCAGAGCACTGAGAATAATATGTATTTCACAAAGACGGATAACATAATAGTGGAGAGCTCGGACGGGGGTAGGCCTGTGTACTGGTGTACCACCATGCATTGCGACAGCTCCGGTTCCGATCGCGAGAGACTGTCCTCTGACTCGCAGCCATCCTCCGATTTCAGAAACAGACGTGAGAGAGTCGATTCCAGCTCTGAGATCAGCAGTAGCGGGTATTACTCCGAAAACGGGATATCGGGAAAGcgcaaacaaaagaaaaaagtcaCTTTCGTAGAATCAGCGCCAAACCTTGAATTGCAAACTCACAATGCTAAAACTTCCCCTAAATCAAACCAAATAGACATAGTAAAACTAGACAACTGCAATGAGGTTTCTAGTTGGACGCACAAACTACTAAAGGGGAAGATAGTGACAATTAACGATGTGGAGCAGCTCTCAATTTCGGGTTCGTCAGATAACAGCTCTCGGGGGAGTACCTGTAAcgcgataaaaacagacaaacGACTATCTTTAAGAAACGTCGAAAGATTTTCAATTGTAAGCTCATCTGGCAATACCACTCGAGGCAGTATTAGCGATAATAAAAGGGAGAGTATGCCATCGTTGCAAGGACACGCCCAAACAGAGTCCAAGAAAGCATTCAGAGGCGGTCATTTTAACTCAAGGAAGAACAACAGAATGGACTTTCACTCTCGGAAAGACGAACCAAATAAAAGGTCGGCGGAACAAGGCGGACTTCAGTCCGAGTATTCAAGATTGCGGCTCGTTCTATCGCATATCGATCCTTACAAATTACACTCCGCATTACGCTGTCAACTTAAGCGCAGAAACAAAGATGTGGTGCGAGCTTTGGGACTTCTGTTGCCACAAGAGTCTTACACAACCGACACCATCCACTGCGTAAGGTGCCACAAAGAATACAACCCAAGTTACGGAAACACCCGATGCGAGCTCCCACACCCCCCAGGCGCCATAGTGAGGCTATCCCAAGATGCTGAGGGCGCTGACTACAGCTGCACGGTTTGCGGGCATGAATACCGTCTAATTGGGTGCTGGGACGTGAAGCTGAATATcgaaaagcattctgggatgTGTTATATCGGGACGCACACGCCGAAGGTAGAAGAAGTTTGCTACGTTCCGACAGGACCTGCAAGGACTTGTGAAGATAAAGGCTGCATTGAATTCTATGTTTAG
- the LOC5521678 gene encoding protein transport protein Sec61 subunit beta gives MVEKSPSSTAVGAGRSPSKAVASRGSSGGQLRQRKAGGSTASRTTRPTAASSSGMWRFYTEDSPGLKVGPVPVLVMSLLFIASVFMLHIWGKYTRG, from the exons ATG GTTGAAAAGTCGCCTTCATCCACCGCTGTCGGGGCCGGGAGATCGCCTTCTAAGGCTGTTGCTTCTCGGGGTTCTTCTGGTGGCCAGCTCAGACAAAG GAAAGCTGGTGGTAGCACAGCAAGCCGCACCACAAGACCAACAGCAGCCAGCAGCAGTGGCATGTGGAGATTTTACACAGAAGACTCACCTGGACTCAAAGT AGGACCTGTTCCTGTGTTGGTCATGAGTCTTTTATTTATTGCATCAGTTTTTATGCTTCACATCTGGGGCAAATACACCAGAGGCTGA
- the LOC5521781 gene encoding zinc finger CCCH domain-containing protein 14, with translation MDLGHEIGQQIRAAIKTKLQDLGSYVDDELPEYIMVMLANKRTTTQMNEDLMLFLGENTSKFTDWLFNLIEKLKDVASAAENVVEKAVIEQAKEEIPDPKPALLKTSKSDPKGTSTSKPVSVPTRSPKSPPREAKTSKKTPSSHVERPKISSTIVRSESKGQRKQRVCDGDGDERPTLPSVVQVQEKRPRPTLPASKQATGSLLRKAVTEAHRSVSKHVPPSNLTYDPTAATTLMRIQSFEEKQQQKELLLRQHRELQQQLEREELENANIKDGNNEEAMMEEPVLRNPELSADSGIQSEPVIELCVSEAEALELCSTESMEKDTRIVALADSPTANQEEETRKRRKKRAVKARVRLDSPKFIVTLDGVDSELEDKYLKGSKRSKRLKKDEFDDFVEVDTSTIPVQKVQEDKSMPQEYAAPSVEQVMIRLDTSASDEEEVTDQSQVKPRSQERCRFWPVCLNGDNCPYFHPTFPCRTFPNCPYGKTCMFVHPSCKFDGRCTNSMCPYLHKLKSKPPVQPAAGPQSSAAVPPVSKSNATLPTLEELTLCKYFPACTRLKCPFHHPAPPPKICRYGNLCTRLDCVFSHPPKKADLKWSASPKHISERSFALPDQNVTNMPVVS, from the exons ATGGATTTGGGACACGAAATTGGGCAACAAATTCGG GCTGCAATCAAGACCAAGCTTCAAGATCTTGGCTCTTATGTTG atGATGAATTGCCAGAGTACATCATGGTGATGTTAGCAAACAAACGCACCACTACACAGATGAATGAGGATTTGATGCTCTTTCTTGGTGAAAACACTTCCAAATTCACAGACTG GCTGTTTAACCTCATTGAAAAGCTGAAAGATGTGGCAAGTGCTG CTGAAAATGTTGTAGAAAAAGCAGTTATTGAGCAGGCAAAAGAGGAGATTCCTGACCCCAAACCAGCCCTGCTTAAAACCAGTAAAAGTGACCCAAAAGGCACCTCTACAAGCAAGCCTGTGAGTGTCCCCACAAGATCTCCCAAGAGCCCCCCAAGAGAAGCAAAGACTTCAAAGAAAACACCTTCAAGCCATGTAGAAA GACCAAAGATCTCAAGCACTATTGTCAGGTCAGAATCCAAAGGGCAAAGAAAGCAAAGGgtttgtgatggtgatggagaTGAGCGGCCTACCTTACCAAGCGTTGTACAGGTCCAAGAAAAGAGACCAAG GCCGACTTTGCCAGCCTCTAAACAAGCCACTGGCTCACTTCTACGGAAAGCAGTCACAGAAGCCCATCGATCCGTCAGCAAACATGTCCCACCCTCCAACCTCACATACGACCCAACGGCAGCCACAACCTTGATGAGGATTCAGTCATTTGAGgaaaaacaacagcaaaaagAACTGCTTcttaggcagcatcgcgagcTACAACAACAACTTGAAAGGGAAGAATTAG AGAATGCAAACATAAAAGATGGAAATAATGAAGAGGCCATGATGGAAGAACCAGTGTTGAGAAACCCTGAGCTCTCTGCTGATTCTGGAATACAGTCAGAGCCAGTCATAGAGCTGTGTGTGTCTGAGGCAGAAGCCTTGGAATTGTGCAGCACTGAGTCAATGGAAAAGGATACTAGAATTGTTGCTCTTGCTGACAGTCCAACCGCAAATCAAGAGGAGGAGACTCGCAAGCGCAGGAAGAAGAGAGCCGTGAAGGCAAG AGTGCGACTTGACAGCCCCAAGTTTATAGTGACCCTAGATGGGGTGGATAGTGAACTGGAAGACAAGTATCTAAAAGGATCCAAGCGATCCAAGAGACTCAAGAAAGATGAGTTTGATGACTTTGTAGAAGTTGACACCAGCACTATTCCAGTCCAGAAAGTCCAGGAAGATAAAAGTATGCCCCAAGAATATGCAGCACCTTCTGTGGAACAAGTTATGATCCGTCTAGACACCTCAGCTAGTGATG AAGAAGAAGTAACTGACCAATCACAGGTCAAACCCAGATCCCAAGAACGATGCCGGTTCTGGCCTGTTTGTCTCAATGGAGACAACTGTCCTTATTTCCATCCCACATTCCCATGCAG AACATTCCCCAATTGCCCTTATGGTAAAACCTGTATGTTTGTTCATCCGAGTTGCAAATTTGATGGCAG ATGCACAAATTCAATGTGTCCATATCTACATAAGCTGAAGAGTAAACCTCCTGTGCAACCTGCTGCCGGTCCTCAGTCTTCAG CCGCTGTTCCTCCTGTCTCAAAGAGTAACGCCACATTACCGACTCTCGAGGAGCTGACGTTGTGTAAATACTTCCCAGCATGCACTCGGCTCAAGTGTCCCTTTCACCACCCGGCACCACCGCCAAAG ATTTGTCGCTATGGTAACTTGTGCACTCGACTAGACTGTGTATTCAGTCATCCGCCAAAGAAAGCTGATTTGAAGTGGTCTGCTAGCCCTAAACACATCAG tGAACGAAGCTTTGCTCTGCCCGATCAAAACGTTACGAATATGCCAGTTGTGTCGTAG